Sequence from the Thunnus maccoyii chromosome 22, fThuMac1.1, whole genome shotgun sequence genome:
AGTACTTTGTAAGTCTGTTAATAAaagtgctatgtaaataaagttattaataataattataaatagtGCATTGGTTGGTTCATAGTAATCTGTTTGATGTATAATTCTTATAGCTGTCTTCTGTAGTATGAAATTTGATTGTGATTTCAATAGTAGAATTGATTTTACGAttaccaaacacaaacaatcatcttcttcatcaaaacacatcagtaacatacacacagtgcCTTGAGTGCTGCATATAATTGGCAGGGTTTGGAATGGACATTCTGAATACTGTCTTTGTTGTTACATCGCTGCCATTATactgacatgttcatgttcccTGCAGGTCAGCGATGGCTCCAGCATGAAGTGTACCCGCTGCCTGCTCCAGCTGCAGGGTCTCAGGCTGCTGTTGGGCCAGTCAGCCAGGGCTGCTGCCCAGCCAGCCTCCCACCTCCATCAGCCCAGTGTGCTGTACAACACCCAGCAACAGGTACACTTTAGTCTGCACACATAACATCCAGACTCTGCTCAAAATGTTGGTCATTTAATGAATGTAGCAATATTAGCAAAGGATTACTCAGACCTTTTCTttctgctgccagaaatactcaccagAGCACCAAATATGGATtcatccactgctgaaaatagtacACAACTAATGCACTATTCCCTCagtaacattttctaaaaactacagtgtccagCTGTAAATGTCTGAGCCTTTTTTTatgaaacaatatatttgtgagttgcttttaaaaatgtatgccTTTAATAGAAACCAGTGGGTTAGTAGAGTAGGGAAGTgggaaagtattgagagactgACTAACacgttgttggttttggttttttcatgggatttgttgacgataagaaaaatatagaatagcATCAGCCTCATCCGTTATCTTACCCTTTACCCTCAGATGTCCTCCCAGGTCACTGCTGATGCTTGTagaacaataacaaaatcaGTGTAATGACAGACAGATTGTATGTCATATTGGAAATTTTACTTTCCCAAAGTGCAAAGCTACTGCacatataacaaaacaaactgttatCATAGGTGTTGAGACGTTTCCACGGCAGTCCAGTGTGTGCCAAAGGTCGGCCCGTGCCTGCAGAGTTCATCAACGAGGATgacaagaaaaagaacaagTCTCTGGTCACCCATGACGACCTGTTTGAACAGGTGGCCAAAGAGGTCAAAACCAAGGCCACGTTTAACAAGGTGGTGGATGTCTTCATCAAGAGGGACATCAGACGGCGAGGTCACATAGAGTTTATCTACGCTGCTCTGAAGAAGATGCCAGAGTTCGGTGTTGAGAGAGACCTCGCCGTCTACAACAAGCTGCTGGATGTTTTCCCCAAAGAGGTGTTCGTGCCCAGAAACTTTATCCAGCGAATGTTCAACCACTATCCCCGACAGCAGGAGTGTGGAGTACAGTTACTGGAGCAGATGGAGAACTATGGTGGGTGTCTGTTACATAATTCAATGGAAAATCTGAGAATTTAGAGTGGTTATTCCAGACTGGATTAAGCATAGATAAGTATATATTTTACAGGTTGCTGGATCTGTCTATTCTCAATGCTTGTGTTCCAGGTATAATGCCCAACATGGAGACCAAGGTCCTGTTGGTCCAGATTTTTGGAGAGAAGGGTCACCCAATGAGGAAGTACCAGCGCATCATGTACTGGTTCCCAAAGTTCAAGAATATAAACCCATTCCCCATCCCCAAGGAGCTGCCTGAAGACCCAGTGGACCTGGCTCGCCTCAGCCTGAGCCGCATCGCTAACGACCTGGATGCTAACGTCACTGTCTACCAGGTACACCTGCAGGCTTTGGATCAgacttaaaggaacagttcagcatttggggaaataggcttattcgctttcttgcagAGACTGAGGGGTTCAGATGGATGTATCAGtcttatgtctgtgtgttcagtatagagctggagtcaggacatgtttagcttagcttagcaaaaagactggaagcagagggaaacagctagcctgactctgtccaaacttcaaaaatacacctataACACCTTTGAAGCCCAGTTAGTACACAATAATATCTGGACATTTATACATAAAGAGAAataatcatttgtcattttaaaggaaATTCCATGCTGGAACAACAGCACATAAAAGTGTATCCGTCTGCATGGTACTTCTATGCAGTGTCTCCGGCTATGGTGTGCGTTGCCAAATGCACACTATAGCTGTGTACAGGCTATAGTATAGCACAGGCTTTGGTTTTAATTTCTGTACAGGCATGATGGCATCAAACTTGACAACCTTGGTGACAATTCATCCTCAGGGAGCTGCACACAAGTCACTGCAGCCAGCCAAGAAAACCAAATTGTTGTTATATCAGATCTAtttgtgtatggattaaacaaattagatacaacatgttaactGGTGAACTTTAGGGATGTTGGTAGGCgtattttttaactttagacagagccagactgcttccagtctttatgctaagctaggttaaccacatcctgactccagATCTATACTGAAGACACAGACACGATTGATATCTATCCTCTAACCTCACTCACAGAAAGATATTTTGATTGAGTTTCAGTTCAGAAGTAACAGAGAGTTCAATCAGTTCACTTCAATCTGTCGTTAAGGCTTTCTGTCATTTCCATTAttgaaaaagtgaaacatgttcTTAAGGTTTATTATCCATATAGTTTGATAAATGAGTATTAAtaagtagtaatagtagtagtagtagttgtagtagtagtagttgtaatAAGAAATCTTACATTgtttgacaaaagaaaaagctaATTTGCATTATAAGTCAAGTTAGTCAAAGggcaaatgtttaaatttaaatgggGTTTTCTTACTAGTGGAACAGAAACACTTTCACTTCAGTTTTCTGTAGTTCACACAAACAACAAGGAGCAAAATTTTTGAGGATATGACCAATTCTCTACTTTGACATCAGGTTGTCTTTTGACATATCTGTGTATCTGCTTCTCTCACCAGATGCCCTGCACAGACATTACAGAGAGCGGAGAAGAGATAACACTTCCACATATAGTAGGTATGGACACTGTTTATTTGTCCTGTGTTTCATTTACAGGATTCTTACTGGTCATATGAGTGAGTTTGATCAATCTCTTGGGCAGTCAGGGATTATCAGGAAATTCTTTATATTGCTGTCATTTTACTGGAAGAGAAACCAACAGAAGGCATAACAATAACAGACCAGGGTTCTCTCAATATTTGTGATGAATAAGGACAATGGTGGGATCATATCCATAGACTTTTGCTCACTgtctttgtttcctttccttcctgTGTTGACACCAGGTATCCAGAGCCCTAGCCAGATGGAGTTGCTAGCCAAGCATAACTCGAGCAGACCGGTGTTTGTAGAGGGACCCTTCCCTCTGTGGCTGAAGAAGACTTGTGTCTACTACTACATCCTCAGAGCTGACCCCGCACCACCCGAAGAGCAGGTGGGAAACCCCTCAGTTGTTGTCTAtcattaacaatggatcaaaggATGGGCTTTAATCAGTAGGCTTCACCATCTGGGGAACATtgatgtctgtacaaaatgttgtgacaatccatccaatagttgtcaagatgtTTCAGTCTTCATTCCCTAGTGCCATGACGCTTGCATGGctaaaagtaaaagaaacaaaaaacaactcaacTAGTTTTATCTGGAGCTTTCGGCCAtatctcatggtcttcttcAGCAATTGGAACTTGCTCAGTTGTTATCACACGACCTACGTATGGAACGTTGACGTGATAACAGTGAGATGTTTATGAAGGGAAGATTACGATGGTCTTATCACATGACCAAAAGCCCTGTGCTCCTATTCGCTGAAGAGGGCTGTGAGATACGGTCAAAAGCTCTGCAAAAACCAAGTAAGTGAAACCATGAGATTAGAATATTTTATCACAGAtatgtttccaaggtcaagtATGACCCTCCACGCTCAAACTCCTCTATCTAGGATGtctttagcctagcttagcacaaacacaggaagcagggggGAACTGCTAGCTTAACTTAACTCTAAAGCTCACAcagctgtttctgtgtgtgtgtgcccacagGTAGAGGAGCCCTATGATCCAGAGAGGTGTTTGGACTATCCTCTGGAGCTAGACCTGGATTTGGATCGAGACCTCGGAGACATCGAGAGCTTCGATGTGGAAGACTGTAAGATATTCACACTGAAGCTGTCACTTTTTGTAGAATGTTCCTTTATCATACATGATGCACTGTGATTGAtgactttgtctgtttttgagtCTGTGTTGGAAATTTGATACATCTTTGCATCCGAAGTGACCACATTTAAAGGGACActccctgttttttttacagcacagCAGATCCTATTATGTCAACATTTCACCCAGTATTGTGTATATCCTTAAGTTCTAACAAAAGTGTtggatgcatttttttcctcataaaactCTTGCAAAgcaaagtattttaaatcctgcattgtttacatccatgtttactagcttaCAGTCTTGAAACCATTACCATTAGCATTACCGGCGTGCATGCGCATCCTTGTGCACGTGCacgagacaaacaaaacaggaagcCAGTGACACAATCTCCTCATCTCAtgctcagcaa
This genomic interval carries:
- the ecsit gene encoding evolutionarily conserved signaling intermediate in Toll pathway, mitochondrial, whose amino-acid sequence is MKCTRCLLQLQGLRLLLGQSARAAAQPASHLHQPSVLYNTQQQVLRRFHGSPVCAKGRPVPAEFINEDDKKKNKSLVTHDDLFEQVAKEVKTKATFNKVVDVFIKRDIRRRGHIEFIYAALKKMPEFGVERDLAVYNKLLDVFPKEVFVPRNFIQRMFNHYPRQQECGVQLLEQMENYGIMPNMETKVLLVQIFGEKGHPMRKYQRIMYWFPKFKNINPFPIPKELPEDPVDLARLSLSRIANDLDANVTVYQMPCTDITESGEEITLPHIVGIQSPSQMELLAKHNSSRPVFVEGPFPLWLKKTCVYYYILRADPAPPEEQVEEPYDPERCLDYPLELDLDLDRDLGDIESFDVEDLDEGPVFAMCMTSQGDQTTLNQWISGLQQTNPILGQVPTLFRLDAGPRELQAPANTESDHHHHHHHPPPETQREKSHPEEEPEVLVEEEPIRSQRMKQ